In the genome of Cupriavidus malaysiensis, one region contains:
- a CDS encoding enoyl-CoA hydratase/isomerase family protein, translating to MTTDSPRGLPPQLDIDGAIATITLRRPDVANRLELSDLEQLRQQLAEVDAAPGVLVLRLRGTGRHFCSGFNIGEVGGSEAGARFEALAAALEAARPVTIAILNGGVYGGATDLALACDFRLGAPGCEMFVPAARLGLLFYRGGLERYVSRLGLGMAKRVLLAADKLDAQQMLDCGFLDKLLPDSAALEAEAGRLGGELAGMAPLALLGMKKHLNRIAAGQLDAGDIARDIALADASEDLAEGAQAWRERRAPRFHGR from the coding sequence ATGACGACGGACTCTCCCCGCGGCCTGCCGCCGCAGCTCGACATCGATGGTGCGATCGCCACCATCACCCTGCGCCGACCTGATGTGGCCAACCGCCTCGAACTGTCGGATCTCGAACAGCTGCGCCAGCAGCTCGCTGAGGTCGATGCCGCGCCTGGCGTGCTGGTGCTGCGATTGCGCGGCACGGGACGCCATTTCTGCAGCGGCTTCAATATCGGGGAGGTCGGCGGCAGCGAGGCCGGTGCGCGCTTCGAGGCGCTCGCTGCGGCGCTGGAGGCGGCCCGCCCTGTGACGATTGCCATACTCAACGGCGGTGTCTACGGCGGGGCGACCGATCTCGCGCTGGCCTGCGATTTCCGCCTCGGAGCACCAGGCTGCGAGATGTTTGTGCCGGCGGCTCGGCTCGGCCTGCTGTTCTACCGTGGGGGGCTCGAGCGCTATGTGTCCCGCCTGGGGCTTGGCATGGCCAAGCGAGTGCTGCTCGCCGCCGACAAGCTCGACGCGCAGCAGATGCTGGACTGCGGCTTCCTCGACAAGCTCCTGCCCGATAGCGCGGCGCTGGAAGCCGAGGCCGGGCGCCTTGGCGGGGAACTGGCCGGCATGGCACCGCTGGCGTTGCTGGGCATGAAAAAACACTTGAATCGCATCGCGGCCGGCCAGCTCGATGCGGGGGACATCGCACGGGATATCGCGCTGGCGGACGCCTCGGAGGATCTGGCCGAGGGCGCGCAGGCTTGGCGGGAAAGGCGCGCGCCGCGTTTTCACGGCCGCTGA
- a CDS encoding RraA family protein, translated as MSQKEDINIERAGRLDTATLSDALDKLGIAGQCYRIQARGEGFAMAGRAFTLQYGPAANPPGTVGDYIDDVPPGSVLVLDNGGRDNATVWGDILTEIAHRRGIAGTVIDGVCRDVALCRKLGYPVFSKGHWMRTGKDRVQVEATNVPVNIGDARVQPGDIVRGDADGVVVIPREHEAAVLDTAEAVERAEESIREAVRGGMRLDEARRQFRYHQLQTKGA; from the coding sequence ATGAGCCAGAAAGAAGACATCAACATTGAACGGGCCGGCAGGCTGGATACCGCCACACTGAGCGACGCGCTCGACAAGCTCGGGATCGCCGGGCAGTGCTACCGCATCCAGGCGCGCGGCGAAGGCTTCGCCATGGCGGGCCGCGCCTTTACGCTCCAGTACGGCCCGGCGGCCAATCCGCCCGGCACGGTGGGCGACTACATCGACGACGTGCCGCCCGGCAGCGTGCTGGTGCTGGACAACGGCGGGCGCGACAACGCCACCGTATGGGGTGACATCCTGACCGAGATCGCCCACCGCCGCGGCATCGCAGGCACGGTGATCGACGGTGTCTGCCGCGACGTGGCGCTGTGCCGCAAGCTGGGCTATCCGGTGTTCAGCAAAGGCCATTGGATGCGCACCGGTAAGGATCGCGTGCAGGTGGAAGCGACCAACGTCCCGGTCAACATCGGTGACGCGCGGGTGCAGCCCGGCGACATCGTGCGGGGTGATGCGGATGGCGTGGTGGTCATTCCACGTGAACACGAGGCCGCGGTGCTGGATACCGCCGAAGCGGTGGAGCGCGCCGAGGAATCGATCCGCGAGGCTGTGCGTGGTGGCATGCGCCTCGACGAGGCGCGCCGGCAGTTCCGTTATCACCAACTGCAGACCAAGGGAGCCTGA
- a CDS encoding RraA family protein, translating into MKEHDAASTTRTAFERVAPALVEAARALPTATLHEAGGKAGALPSAIKPVAPSFRLSGPALTVHSPGGDNLWLHRALEIARPGDVLVVHASGVFEHGYWGEIMTTAAKVKGLGGLVIDGCVRDGVLLEEIGFPVFARGLCIRGTGKDYGAIGWLNEPVLIGDVSVAAGDLVVGDADGVVVLARERAEAVVAKARQRELDEAAILARVQAGESTMQIYGFH; encoded by the coding sequence ATGAAGGAACACGACGCCGCGTCCACCACGCGGACAGCATTCGAGCGGGTGGCGCCGGCGCTGGTGGAGGCGGCGCGTGCGCTGCCGACCGCCACGCTGCATGAGGCCGGCGGCAAGGCCGGGGCCCTGCCGAGTGCCATCAAGCCGGTGGCCCCGTCCTTCCGGCTGAGCGGCCCGGCCCTGACCGTGCACTCACCGGGCGGCGACAACCTGTGGCTGCACCGCGCGCTGGAGATCGCCCGGCCCGGCGATGTGCTGGTGGTACATGCCAGCGGCGTCTTCGAGCATGGTTACTGGGGCGAGATCATGACTACCGCCGCCAAGGTGAAAGGCCTCGGCGGCCTGGTCATCGACGGCTGCGTGCGCGATGGTGTGCTGCTCGAGGAAATCGGTTTTCCGGTGTTCGCGCGTGGCTTGTGCATCCGCGGGACCGGCAAGGACTATGGCGCCATCGGCTGGCTCAATGAGCCGGTGCTGATCGGCGATGTGAGCGTGGCCGCGGGCGACCTGGTGGTCGGCGATGCCGATGGCGTAGTCGTGCTGGCGCGCGAGCGTGCCGAGGCAGTGGTGGCGAAGGCGCGCCAGCGCGAACTGGACGAGGCGGCCATCCTCGCGCGCGTGCAGGCGGGTGAGTCGACCATGCAGATTTATGGCTTTCACTGA
- a CDS encoding DUF2149 domain-containing protein has protein sequence MARPLQRRFVRRRRVLGELTSIHREDPLAGVANLFDASIVFAVGLMVALMQAFSLAQLFNPEAQFTLVQRDPRTGELHLTEKNRKEIKVSRITPEQKAGEGTRLGVAYRLPDGSVVYVPEAGASPAAAASAAAAPLQAAPAGPR, from the coding sequence ATGGCGCGGCCGCTGCAACGCCGCTTCGTGCGGCGCCGCCGCGTGCTGGGCGAGCTGACTTCCATCCACCGCGAGGATCCGCTGGCCGGCGTCGCCAACCTGTTCGACGCCTCCATCGTCTTTGCCGTGGGCCTGATGGTGGCGCTGATGCAGGCCTTCAGCCTCGCCCAGCTGTTCAACCCCGAGGCGCAGTTCACCCTGGTCCAGCGCGACCCCCGCACCGGCGAACTGCATTTGACCGAGAAGAACCGCAAGGAGATCAAGGTCAGCCGCATCACGCCCGAGCAGAAGGCGGGCGAGGGCACGCGGCTGGGCGTGGCGTACCGCCTGCCCGACGGCAGCGTGGTGTACGTGCCCGAGGCCGGCGCTTCGCCTGCCGCCGCCGCCTCTGCCGCCGCCGCGCCGCTGCAGGCGGCACCTGCCGGCCCGCGCTGA
- a CDS encoding MotA/TolQ/ExbB proton channel family protein: MESIVIEIFYRLSTAFFWPVAVALLVLFALSLADLGALLVQARRRAHTAATDLPAVANALAARLPAPGSGRSASLDDVALSPSLARFWALLQQRLAQLDSHEHLDLWLDETLQREEIRIANRLDLSRTLVRIAPMLGLAGTIIPLGPALQSLLSGDMGSMVSHLVVGFGAVVCGLVLGGIAYVLTLTRERWARADLKEMENLSELVLRALPAGAGAAA, from the coding sequence ATGGAAAGCATCGTCATCGAGATCTTCTACCGCCTGTCGACGGCATTCTTCTGGCCGGTGGCGGTGGCGCTGCTGGTGTTGTTCGCGCTGTCGCTGGCCGACCTCGGCGCGCTGCTGGTGCAGGCGCGGCGGCGCGCGCACACCGCCGCCACCGACCTGCCGGCGGTGGCGAACGCGCTGGCGGCGCGCTTGCCGGCGCCCGGCAGCGGCCGCTCGGCCAGCCTCGACGACGTCGCGCTGTCTCCCTCGCTGGCACGCTTCTGGGCCCTGCTGCAGCAACGGCTGGCCCAGCTCGATTCGCACGAGCACCTCGACCTGTGGCTGGACGAGACGCTGCAGCGCGAGGAGATCCGCATCGCCAACCGCCTCGACCTGTCGCGCACCCTGGTGCGCATCGCGCCCATGCTGGGGCTGGCCGGCACCATCATCCCGCTCGGGCCGGCGCTGCAGTCGCTGCTGTCGGGCGACATGGGCAGCATGGTCAGCCATCTGGTGGTCGGCTTCGGCGCCGTCGTGTGCGGGCTGGTGCTGGGTGGCATCGCCTACGTGCTGACGCTGACGCGCGAGCGCTGGGCACGCGCCGACCTGAAGGAGATGGAGAACCTCAGCGAACTGGTGCTGCGGGCCCTGCCGGCCGGCGCGGGGGCGGCCGCCTGA
- a CDS encoding GntR family transcriptional regulator, producing the protein MTLSKKPSMASEIKSTIQAEIESGAFPPGALLDERTLAERFSVSRTPVREALQQLAVQNLVRIAPRVGVFVSRLSIPQLRETLELLAELEAIAAKFAARRMDDSQRAELQALARSCEQASAADDGKQFGKANAAFHELIYDASRNEYLSEQIKSMRRLMQRYRPKIFGSQAQRQRVLGEHQTLVDAILRGDEAAAQEAMLHHAPIGTTGFSEFLSMLPSSYLEGETASGMAAATTTAAAERPRARRGRKPANPVVEA; encoded by the coding sequence ATGACCTTGTCGAAAAAGCCGAGCATGGCAAGTGAAATCAAGAGCACTATTCAGGCCGAGATCGAGAGCGGGGCCTTCCCGCCCGGCGCGCTTCTGGACGAGCGCACGCTGGCAGAACGATTCAGCGTGTCGCGGACCCCGGTCCGGGAGGCGCTGCAGCAACTGGCTGTCCAGAATCTTGTCAGGATTGCTCCGCGAGTCGGAGTATTCGTCTCTCGCCTCTCCATCCCCCAATTGCGCGAAACCCTGGAGCTCCTTGCCGAACTCGAGGCCATCGCGGCCAAGTTCGCGGCCCGTCGGATGGATGACTCCCAGCGCGCCGAACTCCAGGCGCTGGCCCGGTCGTGTGAGCAAGCGTCCGCAGCGGACGACGGCAAGCAGTTCGGCAAGGCCAACGCGGCATTTCACGAGTTGATTTACGACGCCAGCCGCAACGAATACCTGTCGGAACAGATCAAGAGCATGCGGCGGCTAATGCAGCGCTACCGGCCCAAGATCTTCGGCTCCCAGGCACAGCGCCAGCGCGTGCTGGGCGAGCACCAGACGCTGGTCGACGCCATTCTGCGCGGCGACGAAGCCGCGGCGCAGGAAGCCATGCTGCATCACGCCCCCATTGGCACCACGGGCTTCTCGGAGTTCCTCTCGATGCTCCCCTCCAGCTACCTGGAGGGGGAGACAGCATCGGGCATGGCAGCAGCCACGACGACTGCCGCTGCGGAGCGCCCGCGCGCCCGGCGCGGGCGCAAGCCGGCCAACCCCGTGGTCGAAGCGTAA
- a CDS encoding protocatechuate 3,4-dioxygenase, which translates to MARLVAAFGSSHSIMLVSQREDWQHGFRQVDPKNPHYYDSEGNATTYEKLLAIAPPDAEAMVTPERMGERFDQAEAAMDTLRDRIHAARLDVLLVVGDDQTELFRTTNNPAFAIYYGETIRNAKREEGLSDGWYKKARMARQEPDADREYPVAAGMARWLIRELCDRDFDIAAMDGLERGQFEGHAFSFIHRRYLQGIDLPVVPVIVNTFDPPNQPTPRRCIQLGATLRELIAGYPEDLRVGVLASGGLSHFVVDEALDEGIIDAIRRKDTAYLAALDPKQLQAGSSEIRNWLIAVEAVKDLDLEWVSYTPGYRSPALTGTGLCFAAWRTLD; encoded by the coding sequence ATGGCAAGACTGGTCGCCGCATTCGGCTCGTCGCACAGCATCATGCTGGTATCCCAGCGCGAGGACTGGCAGCATGGCTTTCGCCAGGTAGACCCGAAGAACCCCCACTATTACGACAGCGAGGGCAACGCCACCACTTACGAAAAGCTGCTGGCCATCGCGCCACCGGACGCCGAGGCGATGGTGACGCCGGAACGCATGGGCGAGCGCTTCGACCAGGCGGAAGCCGCGATGGATACCTTGCGCGACCGCATTCACGCTGCGAGGCTGGACGTGCTGCTCGTGGTCGGCGATGACCAGACCGAATTGTTCCGCACTACCAACAACCCGGCCTTCGCCATCTACTACGGCGAGACCATCCGCAACGCGAAGCGCGAGGAGGGCTTGTCGGACGGTTGGTACAAGAAGGCGCGCATGGCGCGCCAGGAGCCGGATGCCGACCGCGAATATCCGGTGGCAGCCGGCATGGCGCGCTGGCTGATCCGCGAACTCTGCGACCGCGACTTCGACATTGCCGCCATGGACGGGCTCGAACGCGGGCAGTTCGAGGGCCACGCCTTCTCCTTCATTCACCGCCGCTACCTGCAGGGCATTGATCTGCCCGTGGTGCCGGTCATCGTCAACACCTTCGACCCGCCCAATCAGCCCACGCCGCGGCGATGTATCCAGCTCGGCGCCACGTTGCGCGAGTTGATCGCGGGCTATCCGGAAGACCTGCGCGTGGGGGTGCTGGCATCCGGCGGGTTGAGTCATTTTGTCGTCGACGAAGCGCTGGACGAGGGCATCATCGACGCCATCCGCCGCAAGGACACTGCCTACCTGGCCGCGCTCGACCCCAAGCAACTGCAGGCGGGCAGTTCGGAGATCCGCAACTGGCTGATTGCGGTCGAGGCAGTCAAGGACCTGGACCTCGAGTGGGTGTCTTACACGCCAGGCTACCGCAGCCCGGCCCTGACCGGCACCGGACTGTGCTTTGCCGCCTGGCGCACGCTCGATTGA
- a CDS encoding spinster family MFS transporter: MKELAGVVAGTRSSKRGLYSTWFLLLLTLIYASSFVDRIFLSVVGQAVKLEMNLSDAELGVLGGLAFSVFYSALGIPMARLAERYSRVMLISLSIAAWSAMTALCGTAGGFWHLLVYRLGVGIGEAGSTPTAHALIADQFPEGRRATALALYAFGPPIGVLAGAIGGGWAAQHFGWRHAFFAVGLPGIALAVLAWLTLREPRHAQVDAAPPTAVPPLRSVVHLLMSSRTFVQMLLGTVIGAFAQYGINLFLPVYLARVYGMGLAQAGMVFGLIVGVGGIAGNALGGYLSDALGARDKRWYAWVPAIGTLLGFPLAAMAFTLSDWRLAVPLLLGCTIMLNVWNGPTFSIVQGLVTPRMRATASAFVFLLMNLVGQGLGPTTVGLLSDRFAASLVKGGGYQATCHASAAGAQGHAAAGAVSQACTQAAASGLRYALLLMSVVLVWSAWHYFSAARHIDRR, translated from the coding sequence ATGAAAGAACTGGCCGGGGTGGTGGCGGGTACAAGATCGTCGAAGCGCGGCCTGTACTCCACGTGGTTTCTGTTGCTGCTGACCCTCATCTATGCGTCGAGCTTCGTCGACCGCATCTTCCTGTCGGTGGTAGGGCAGGCCGTCAAGCTGGAGATGAACCTGTCGGATGCCGAGTTGGGCGTGCTCGGCGGGCTGGCGTTCTCGGTCTTCTACTCAGCATTGGGCATTCCCATGGCGCGCCTCGCCGAGCGCTACAGCCGCGTCATGCTCATTTCCCTCTCGATCGCGGCCTGGTCGGCCATGACCGCCCTGTGCGGCACCGCCGGGGGGTTCTGGCACTTGCTCGTTTACCGGCTGGGGGTCGGCATCGGCGAGGCCGGCAGCACCCCGACCGCTCATGCGCTGATTGCCGACCAGTTCCCAGAGGGGAGACGGGCGACGGCGCTGGCTTTGTACGCCTTCGGTCCGCCTATCGGTGTTCTGGCAGGGGCGATAGGCGGTGGTTGGGCGGCGCAGCACTTCGGCTGGCGCCACGCTTTTTTCGCCGTAGGCCTGCCGGGGATCGCGCTCGCCGTCCTCGCCTGGTTGACGCTGCGTGAACCTCGGCATGCGCAGGTCGACGCCGCACCACCCACTGCAGTTCCTCCGTTGCGCAGCGTGGTCCATCTGTTGATGTCGAGCCGCACCTTCGTGCAGATGCTGCTCGGCACCGTGATCGGCGCATTTGCGCAATATGGCATCAACCTGTTCCTGCCGGTCTATCTCGCTCGTGTCTACGGCATGGGGCTGGCTCAGGCCGGCATGGTATTCGGTCTGATCGTCGGGGTCGGCGGTATTGCTGGCAATGCGCTGGGCGGATATCTCTCCGATGCGCTGGGCGCGCGCGACAAGCGATGGTATGCCTGGGTACCGGCCATCGGGACGCTGCTCGGATTCCCCTTGGCCGCGATGGCGTTCACCCTGTCCGACTGGCGTCTGGCGGTGCCCCTGCTGCTGGGCTGCACCATCATGTTGAACGTGTGGAACGGGCCGACCTTCTCGATCGTGCAGGGGCTGGTGACGCCGCGTATGCGCGCGACCGCATCGGCCTTCGTGTTCCTGTTGATGAACCTGGTCGGGCAAGGCCTGGGCCCGACCACCGTCGGACTGCTGAGCGACCGCTTTGCCGCCAGCCTGGTCAAGGGAGGGGGCTACCAGGCCACTTGCCACGCCAGTGCGGCCGGGGCACAGGGACACGCTGCGGCGGGGGCGGTGTCTCAGGCTTGCACACAGGCTGCTGCCAGCGGCCTGCGCTACGCCTTGCTGCTTATGAGCGTCGTCCTTGTCTGGTCCGCATGGCACTACTTTTCAGCGGCGCGCCACATCGATCGCCGCTGA
- a CDS encoding PaaI family thioesterase — MNREGIGQDGYFKRLQRGDAAPPPVATLLGGKIGTVDLEAGALTSAYQATESFLNPAGQVQGGMLSAMLDDVTAMLVTATLGEGEACATLNLNVTFLRAAQAGPLQGRATLVRRGRDICNVAGELLQEGRVVASAVATCMIVRGGDSRRAAAA; from the coding sequence ATGAATCGGGAAGGTATCGGCCAGGACGGCTATTTCAAGCGATTGCAGCGCGGCGATGCGGCACCGCCGCCCGTGGCGACGCTGCTGGGCGGGAAGATCGGGACGGTGGATCTGGAGGCGGGCGCGCTCACCTCCGCCTACCAGGCGACGGAATCCTTCCTCAACCCGGCAGGCCAGGTTCAGGGGGGCATGCTGAGCGCCATGCTGGACGACGTGACGGCGATGCTGGTGACCGCCACGCTCGGGGAAGGCGAGGCCTGCGCCACCCTGAACCTGAACGTGACCTTCTTGCGCGCGGCGCAGGCGGGGCCTCTGCAGGGGCGTGCCACACTTGTACGCCGCGGCAGGGATATCTGTAACGTCGCCGGCGAGTTGCTGCAGGAGGGCCGCGTGGTGGCGTCGGCCGTCGCGACCTGCATGATCGTGCGCGGCGGCGATAGCCGTCGCGCGGCAGCGGCGTGA
- a CDS encoding RraA family protein: protein MTQYDSHVQRLRRLDCCAVSDALDKLRLPGVVTGLPQRSGAGRIAGRAVTVKLGTGAPPEGPARHLGCTAIEAAGPDNVIVVEQRSGVEAGSWGGLLSLGAKVRGVAGVVADGPVRDIDEAIGFDFPVFSRGLTSLTARGRVVEKGTNVAVEVGHVTVHAGDYVLADRSAVIFISSQDIERVLETAEAIVLKEAAMSKAILAGTPIGEVMGGNYEHMLQS, encoded by the coding sequence ATGACTCAATACGATTCCCACGTGCAGCGGCTGCGCCGGCTTGACTGCTGCGCGGTTTCCGATGCGCTCGACAAATTGCGCCTTCCCGGTGTGGTGACAGGGCTGCCGCAGCGCTCCGGCGCCGGACGCATCGCCGGACGCGCCGTTACCGTCAAGCTCGGCACCGGCGCGCCACCGGAAGGCCCGGCGCGCCATCTGGGTTGCACCGCGATCGAGGCGGCCGGTCCCGACAACGTGATCGTGGTCGAGCAGCGCAGCGGCGTCGAGGCCGGCAGCTGGGGTGGCTTACTGTCGCTGGGCGCCAAGGTGCGCGGCGTGGCTGGCGTGGTCGCCGACGGCCCGGTGCGCGATATCGACGAAGCCATCGGCTTCGACTTCCCGGTGTTCAGCCGCGGGTTGACGTCGCTGACGGCGCGTGGGCGCGTGGTCGAGAAAGGTACCAACGTGGCCGTCGAGGTAGGCCACGTGACGGTTCATGCCGGCGATTACGTGCTGGCGGACCGTAGCGCGGTGATCTTCATCTCGTCCCAGGACATCGAGCGCGTGCTCGAAACGGCGGAGGCCATCGTGCTCAAGGAAGCTGCAATGTCCAAGGCGATCCTGGCCGGGACGCCGATTGGCGAGGTCATGGGCGGCAACTACGAACACATGCTGCAGAGCTGA